A genomic window from Sebastes fasciatus isolate fSebFas1 chromosome 7, fSebFas1.pri, whole genome shotgun sequence includes:
- the wsb1 gene encoding WD repeat and SOCS box-containing protein 1, with protein sequence MASFPDPVNENDIGKAKFIGELLVPVAPFDQKSGREAWTVAFAPNGSYFAWSQGHRIVRLIPLAKCLKDFSMGKSGEATNALSPRRLSRQNSAEGQVIPAADEPREHTIDCGDIVWGLAFGSSVPEKQSRCVNIEWHRFKFGQDQLLLATGLNNGRIKIWDVYTGKLLLNLMDHTDIVRDLTFAPDGSLMLVSASRDKTLRVWDLKDDGNMVKVLRGHQYWVYCSAFSPDSSILCSVGAGKAVFLWNMDKYTLIQKLEGHHNDVVSCEFSPDGALLATASYDTRVIVWDHHKGTVLLELGHLFPPPSPIFAGGANDRWVRSVSFCPDGRHIASITDDRLVRFWSIEERAPQAIASLSNGLCCAFSAEGSVLAAGTRDGSVHFWECPRSVPNLQHMCRMSLRRVMTTQQVESLTIPTLLCDYLTYKVI encoded by the exons ATGGCAAGCTTCCCAGACCCTGTAAACGAAAATGATATAG GTAAGGCAAAGTTCATCGGTGAACTCCTGGTGCCCGTTGCTCCCTTCGACCAGAAGTCTGGACGCGAGGCTTGGACGGTAGCCTTTGCACCCAATGGTTCCTACTTCGCTTGGTCTCAGGGGCATCGCATTGTCAGGCTCATTCCCTTGGCAAAATGTCTGAAGGACTt TTCAATGGGCAAAAGCGGGGAGGCCACCAATGCCTTGAGCCCCCGGCGTTTGTCTCGTCAGAACAGCGCCGAAGGCCAGGTAATCCCAGCGGCCGACGAGCCCCGCGAACACACCATCGACTGCGGTGACATCGTTTGGGGCTTGGCCTTCGGCTCCTCGGTGCCAGAGAAGCAGAGCCGCTGTGTGAACATCGAGTGGCACCGCTTCAAGTTTGGTCAGGACCAGCTGCTACTGGCAACAGGCCTCAACAATGGTCGCATCAAGATCTGGGATGTTTACACTG GAAAACTGTTGCTGAATCTGATGGACCATACTGATATAGTGCGAGACCTGACCTTTGCACCCGATGGCAGTCTCATGCTGGTCTCTGCATCCAGAGATAAGACCCTCCGTGTTTGGGACCTCAAAGATGATG GTAACATGGTGAAGGTTTTGCGGGGGCATCAGTACTGGGTGTACTGCAGCGCCTTCTCCCCTGACTCTTCCATCCTGTGCTCAGTCGGCGCTGGCAAAGCA GTGTTCCTATGGAACATGGATAAGTACACCTTGATCCAGAAGCTGGAGGGGCACCACAATGATGTGGTGTCTTGTGAGTTTTCACCAGACGGGGCGCTGTTGGCCACCGCCTCTTATGACACCCGGGTCATCGTGTGGGACCACCACAAGGGCACCGTCCTGCTGGAACTTGG CCatctcttccctcctccttcACCCATTTTTGCTGGAGGGGCAAATGACCGCTGGGTTCGCTCTGTGAGCTTCTGCCCTGATGGCCGCCACATTGCCAGCATTACTGATGACAG GCTTGTTCGTTTCTGGAGCATCGAGGAAAGAGCTCCTCAGGCCATCGCCTCTCTCTCTAATGGCCTCTGCTGTGCCTTCTCCGCTGAAGGAAGTGTCCTTGCTGCTGG GACTCGTGATGGTAGTGTACACTTCTGGGAGTGTCCTCGTAGCGTTCCCAATCTGCAGCACATGTGTAGGATGTCCCTCCGCCGGGTGATGACCACCCAGCAGGTGGAGTCCCTGACCATCCCTACGCTGCTCTGTGACTACCTGACCTACAAAGTCATCTAA